The genomic segment CCGGTTTGGCCTCTGTCCCATGCGACTTGATCCGCCCCAGATCGCAAGCCTTCGCAGCCATCGCGCGCGTCTTGAAGAACCGCGCCGCCCACAGCCACTTATCCATGCGCACAGAAGTCAGCGATGTATTCACTAGCGCCTAATCCCTAATGCCTGCTTCTCTCAGTTGGAGAGCACCGCCCGATACCGAACCTTGTTCTTCTTCACCCGCTCGATGGCCTCATTCACCTTGCCCATCGCGAAGCGTTCGGTCTGCGCCTTCAACCCATGCCGTGCGGCCACATCCAGCATCTCGCGGATACGGTGCGGCGGCCCGATCGGGCTTCCCGTAATCGTGCGCACACCCGAAATCATCGGGAACGCATGCACACTCACCGGCGCCGGCGGAACACCCACAAAGCACAGCGTTCCATTGGGCCGCAGCGCCTGCATGTAAATGCTCCAGTCTTGATCGGCGTTCACCGTGCTCAAAATGAAATCGAACGTACAGGCCAGGTCCTTCAGTGCCCTTGTCTCGCGCGTATTCACAAACCGGTGAGCTCCCAGCGCGCGCGCCTCTTCCTCTTTCGCGGCCGACGTCGAAAACGCCGTCACTTCCGCTCCAAACACCTTCGCAAACTGGATCCCCAGATGCCCCAGTCCTCCAATGCCGATCACGCCCACGCGCGACGAAGGATTGATGCCGTGACTGCGCAGCGGATTGTAGACCGTGATCCCCCCGCACAGCAGCGGAGCCGTGTTCTCGCTCTCCAGCGCCTCGGGAATCGGCATGACAAACCGGGCGTTCGCGCGCACTCGGTCCGCATAGCCTCCATGCCGGCGGACACAGGTAGCCTCCGACTTCAGGCAAAGGTTCTCCAGGCCCTTGGTACACCACTCGCACTCGCCGCACGAGTTCGACTGCCACCCCAGCCCCACGCGCTGACCCATCTTCAGGTCGCGCACCTCGGAGCCAACCAGCTGAATCTTCCCTACAATCTCGTGCCCCGGAATAAACGGAAACTGGCTGATCCCCCAATCGTTCGAAATCAGATGAAGATCGCTATGGCATATGCCGCAATGGGAAATCGCAATCTCTACTTCGTGTGCCCCCAGCGGACCGGGATCGTAACGAAACGGCAGAAGTTCGGCTCCTGCTGCGTGAGCTGCTAATCCTTGAATATTGGACATGTCTCTGGATCCTCACTGGGGGTTTAAGTGTGCGGGATGGCCGCGGCTATCCTGGCCTTCCTTAACACAAAGCCACACTGCTCAAAAAAACTTAACCGCTATTTGTATGCCTGTACAGCAGAACCAGATTCATGTCCCACCCGACGGCGCTCAATTCAGGTTACCCCGGAGCACGAATCACTCCGCACGGGCGAGCGCGACAAGCCTTCTCTGGTTTTGCTTTAGTCTACCCCGCCGCCCGGTTCAATGCGGAGATTAAGTACCTGGAACCCCGACAGCACTCCTCCCGCCGCCGCCGCCGCCGCCACCTGCGCCGACTCCCCATTCAGCGAAACATCCTGCGCCGCCCGCATCGGCTCCAGCGCATTGGCCATCGAGATCGGCACGCTCGAAAGCGTCTGGCCCTGCATTCCCGCCTGCGTCTCGGGCACCAGCAGGCTTACATACACCCGGTCCTGCGGATGTTGATTCCGCGCTTCCGCCAGCGCCGTCTGCATGTCTGATGGCCGCGGTATCATCTTCGGCTGCGATAACGTCCTGTCCAGCGTCCCCGCATCCGATACCAGCACCCGCACATTTCCACCCTGCAGCCGAGCCGGAACCTTGAACGAGATCCGCACATTCTTCTCCGGCTGCTGCCACGGCCTGAGGGTCGCCTCCACCGTCACCGTATCGCCGGGGTGCACAATATTTCCCGACGTGAACCGCGCCGAAGCCAGTTCCACCGACGCCCGGTGCGGGATCGCCTCCACCTTGAGATTCACCCCCCGAATCGCGCCAAGCCGCGCTCCATTCGTATAGAGCTTCTGGAACCGATCTGCCGACAGCAGCGCCGCGGCAAGCTGCGGAGGCAGTCCCTCCGACCCCCCAGCCCACACATCCACCGGTGACGCCGGATATCCATCCACGTCGATCGTGCCCGTCACGTGATAGCTGTTATCGGCCCCGCTCTCATTCGTCTGCAGCAGAACCTCGTACATGCTCACCAGCACGGCCTGCGACGTGAGGGAAGGCAAGTCCAGCACCTCGATATTGAGGTTGCGCGTCTTCTTCCCGGAGTGCACCGCTATGTGCACCGGAATCGTCTGCGCAGTAGCGCCCAGTACTCCCCGGATGGCCGCATCGCGATCTTCGGTAAATGCGCCAATGCGCTCGCCCGTATTCACGATTTTGAAGGCGTTCAGCGGCGATGCCAGGGTAGCCACCACCTCGGTAGCAGTCATCGGAAGCGAAACCGGCCCCGCCTGTTGAAGGGGATGCCCGCAGGCCAGAAGCTGTTTGAGGTCGACATAGGTAACGGTGCACGTCGCCGCAATCTCCAGGTCGCCCCCCACCAGCAGCGCGCTCACCGCCGATCCCGGAACGATGCTTGCCGCTGCAGCAGCTGAAATCTTATCGGACTTAGACGTCCCTCCGCCTCCGGCTGCAACCGTTTCCAGCCCCGTGCCCTCCATCTTCTGCTGCCACAGCTTGATCGCCTCGGGATGAAAACCGCTCATCACCAGTGGCGTCTCCATTGGCAAAAAGGCCGGCTCCTCGCCCATCGGCCCGGTGTCCTTCTTCCGCTGCAACTCGGCCACGCGCGTCTGCTCGCCCACCGGGATATCGCGCACCTCGAGCATCTGTGCAATCGGCGTAATGCCGGCAATGGGGTCCTTGCTGAACTGCCCGATCCGGTACGACAGCGATCCCAGCAGCTTGTCGCCCACATATACCGGGCTGCCGCTCATTCCCGCTACTACGCCCGTGTACTCCGGCTTGGTGCCGTGGAGCTGCGCCAGAATCATGTCGTGCCCCGGGCCCCGTGCGCCCTTGAGCACTCCCAGAATCTCCACCTGCATGGGCTCCGGCTTGGTCCCGGTGAACACCGTCCAAGCGGTCGCCATCAGTCCACGATGGACCTCGCTCAGCGGGAAGAATCCGCCCGTCGAAGGCGGCGGTCCAGCCGCCGAAGTGGCCGCAAGGTTCGCAGATTGAGAAAGAAGCGTGCCGGGCAGGGCAGTGCCCGCCAGAACGGCGGCAGCCAAAATGAGGGGGAGCCGGATGTCCTTCATGCCGATTTCCACGTCTATTAAATGTAAACCGGCTCTCCGGCCCGCTGTGTGAGCTCAAATACAGTACTGCTTCCACGGGAAGCGCAAAGGCCACGAGCCCCGGTTCTATCTAGAATGAGTCATATCCGCGTATGCTGTTGAGCACAGAGGTCGCCATGCCCAGGAAGTATCTGATGCCGTATCTTCGTCACCGCCTGCACATTTGCACGTTATTTATTCTCGCCGCCCTTGCCGCGGCTCCCCTGATCGCGAGTGCGCAGGCCCCTGCGCCCGCGCCGCAAAAGCCTCAAACACCCGACCAGACCTCTCCTGACTCAGGCGGCCCCACCGGCGACAACGGCTCCATCGCGCTGCCCAAGAAAAAGGAATCCGACACGCCGCCTCCTGCGCCTGCCGAGCCCAAGTTCAAGAATCCTGCCAACGCCCCCACCTACAACCTGCGAGTCGAAGTTCCCGAAGTCACCGTCGACGTGGGCGTCATCATCGACAAGACCCACCAGTTCGTCCCCGGCCTCAAGCCCGCCAATTTCAAAGTCTTCGAAGACGGCGTGGAGCAGAAGGTGATCGGCTTCAAGCGCGTCGAGGCGCCCATCACCGTGCTGATGCTCTGCGAATTCGCCGGCAGCAATTACACCTACGCGTTCCAGTACGACATGCTCAACGCCGCCTGGGTCTTCGCCTCGCAACTCCGCCCCGACGACTACGCCGCGCTCATGACCTACGACATGCGCACGCACATCATCTCGGACTTCACGCAGGACAAGCGCCAGGTCTTCGAAGCCATCCGCCAGCTCATGATTCCCGGATTCAACGAGCGGAACATGTTCGACGCCGTGTCCGAGGCAATGGACCGGCTGAGCCGCGTGGAAGGGCGGAAGTATATTGTCCTGATCGGATCGGGCCGCGACACCTTCTCAAAGCTCACCTGGGACCAGTTCCGCAAGAAGGTAGCGAACTCGAAAGATATCACCATCTACACCGTTTCGACCGGAGGAGCCCTCCGCGCCATCACTGAAGGCCGCCCCGGCTGGGGCAACGAAATGCGCGATATGGATTACCTCCAGGCCGACAACGAAATGAAGACCATCGCCAACATGACCGGAGGCAACTCGTACTTTCCGCGGTTCGAGGGTGAGCTCCCTGAGGATTTTGCGGATATCAACAAGAACATCCGCTCCAAGTACGAGCTGGTCTACCACCCCACCAATCCCAAGCAGGACGGCACCTATCGCAAGCTGCGCGTGGAACTGGTGGACGACGAAGGCAAGCCGCTGCACTTTCAGGACGAGAAGCACAAGCCGCTCAAGTACCAGATCATCACCCGCGACGGCTACCGCGCCCGCCCCGAAGTGGAATAAAAAAGCGAATTAGGTCATCCGCAAAAGCGTGAAGGAGCGAAACTGCAACGCCAAATGCGCTCGCCAGATCGCTCCTTCACTGCTTCACTGTCTCACCTCCGGGCTTCGTATTAGGGCTTTGCATGTCCTAACGGGCCGAAAACTTA from the Occallatibacter riparius genome contains:
- a CDS encoding NAD(P)-dependent alcohol dehydrogenase; this translates as MSNIQGLAAHAAGAELLPFRYDPGPLGAHEVEIAISHCGICHSDLHLISNDWGISQFPFIPGHEIVGKIQLVGSEVRDLKMGQRVGLGWQSNSCGECEWCTKGLENLCLKSEATCVRRHGGYADRVRANARFVMPIPEALESENTAPLLCGGITVYNPLRSHGINPSSRVGVIGIGGLGHLGIQFAKVFGAEVTAFSTSAAKEEEARALGAHRFVNTRETRALKDLACTFDFILSTVNADQDWSIYMQALRPNGTLCFVGVPPAPVSVHAFPMISGVRTITGSPIGPPHRIREMLDVAARHGLKAQTERFAMGKVNEAIERVKKNKVRYRAVLSN
- a CDS encoding VWA domain-containing protein → MPRKYLMPYLRHRLHICTLFILAALAAAPLIASAQAPAPAPQKPQTPDQTSPDSGGPTGDNGSIALPKKKESDTPPPAPAEPKFKNPANAPTYNLRVEVPEVTVDVGVIIDKTHQFVPGLKPANFKVFEDGVEQKVIGFKRVEAPITVLMLCEFAGSNYTYAFQYDMLNAAWVFASQLRPDDYAALMTYDMRTHIISDFTQDKRQVFEAIRQLMIPGFNERNMFDAVSEAMDRLSRVEGRKYIVLIGSGRDTFSKLTWDQFRKKVANSKDITIYTVSTGGALRAITEGRPGWGNEMRDMDYLQADNEMKTIANMTGGNSYFPRFEGELPEDFADINKNIRSKYELVYHPTNPKQDGTYRKLRVELVDDEGKPLHFQDEKHKPLKYQIITRDGYRARPEVE
- a CDS encoding SpoIVB peptidase S55; amino-acid sequence: MKDIRLPLILAAAVLAGTALPGTLLSQSANLAATSAAGPPPSTGGFFPLSEVHRGLMATAWTVFTGTKPEPMQVEILGVLKGARGPGHDMILAQLHGTKPEYTGVVAGMSGSPVYVGDKLLGSLSYRIGQFSKDPIAGITPIAQMLEVRDIPVGEQTRVAELQRKKDTGPMGEEPAFLPMETPLVMSGFHPEAIKLWQQKMEGTGLETVAAGGGGTSKSDKISAAAAASIVPGSAVSALLVGGDLEIAATCTVTYVDLKQLLACGHPLQQAGPVSLPMTATEVVATLASPLNAFKIVNTGERIGAFTEDRDAAIRGVLGATAQTIPVHIAVHSGKKTRNLNIEVLDLPSLTSQAVLVSMYEVLLQTNESGADNSYHVTGTIDVDGYPASPVDVWAGGSEGLPPQLAAALLSADRFQKLYTNGARLGAIRGVNLKVEAIPHRASVELASARFTSGNIVHPGDTVTVEATLRPWQQPEKNVRISFKVPARLQGGNVRVLVSDAGTLDRTLSQPKMIPRPSDMQTALAEARNQHPQDRVYVSLLVPETQAGMQGQTLSSVPISMANALEPMRAAQDVSLNGESAQVAAAAAAGGVLSGFQVLNLRIEPGGGVD